From the genome of Crocosphaera sp. UHCC 0190:
CCATTTCAATCTACAACTCACTTTATAAAAAATCATTTCCGATCACAAATTAATGATACAAGGCAAGGCGGTTTTATTTAACTTATTTGTGAGGATCATAACTGATGTAAAAAAACCGCCCCTACGAATTTCGGATAATTTATTTTATGCCAATTCTTGTGACTTATCTAATCACTCAATGTCAGGATTCTATCACATACCGCAATGAATGAACTTCCTTTACTCAATACCAGTTTCATCCTAGTTTCTAACCAGTTTCTCTCCGTCTTAAGATTAATTTAAGGCCAATAAAATTGAAATATGTTGTCCATTTATTGATTTTTGTGTCATTATTTAAAGTAACCATTTTGACCTCCACGGGATTAGCCCGTGGAGTTTCTGTTTATAGGGTAAATTTTATCTATATTACTGATTATTCCTCAAAATATCGCAAAAAGACCCTTTTCTCTGAATATAGAGATATGGTATAAAATATCCCTAGTTCCCGTGAATGCCCCAAGATCGTTAAGATATATATAGTTAACCTTATCAACCCAACTTATGAGTGAACAACCATTACGCATCTGTATTGTCGGGGGAGGGTTTGGGGGACTCTATACCGCTTTACGTCTCAGTCAGTTACCTTGGGAGGATGATCGTACCCCAGAAATTATCCTCATTGATAAAAGCGATCGCTTTTTGTTTACGCCCCTATTGTATGAATTAATTACTGAGGAGATGCAAACTTGGGAAATATCCCCCCCTTATGAGGAACTTTTAAGCAATACAGGAATTCGTTTTCATCAAGGGTGTGTTACAGGGATTGATATTGACAATCAACAGATACAATTAGAGAATCATCATAGCTTACATTATGACAAATTAGTGTTAGCAATGGGAGGAAAAACCCCCTTAGATAGTTTTAGTGGTGTCAAAGATTATGCTATTCCTTTTCGTACTTTAGCTGATGCTTATCGTATCAAAGAAAGATTGCGTTTATTAGAAGCATCTCAAGCAGAAAAAATTAGGATTGCCATTGTTGGTGGTGGTTATAGTGGGGTAGAATTAGCCTGTAAATTAGCAGATACTCTGGGAGAAATCGGAAGAATAAGGTTAATTGAACGAGGGGACAAAATTCTAAGAAACTCTCCTGAGTTTAACCAAAATGCTGCCCAAACTGCCTTAGAAGCAAGACGAGTTTATATAGACTTAGAAACGGAAGTAACTCAAGTAACTTCAGATAGCATTTCTTTAGCTTATAAAGGTCAAATTGATGTCATTCCTGTTGACTTGGTATTATGGACGGTAGGAACCCAAGTATTAGATTTGATTAAAGGTTTACCCCTCCAACAAAATCCACAAGGTTTATTAAAAATTACGCCAGAATTGCAGATAATTGATCATCCTAATATTTATGCTTTGGGTGATATTGCTGACTGTTATGATCAATCAGGAAACAGAATTCCTGCAACTGCACAAACCGCATTTCAACAGTCTGATTATTGTGCTTGGAATTTGTGGGCATCAATTACTAATCGTCCCCTCTTACCTTTCCGTTATCAACCATTAGGAGAAATGATGGCATTAGGAATTGATAATGCGACTTTATCTGGTTTAGGGATGACATTGGATGGCCCCTTAGCTTATATTGCTAGAAGGTTGATTTATTTGTATCGTTTACCTACCTTAAAACATCAATTAAATGTAGGGATTAATTGGATTACACAACCCTTAATTGAATGGTTATCAAACTAATTTTGTGCAGATGTTGTAAGTAAATGAGCATAATTAAACAAACAAAACTTGTAGGGTGGGCATTGCCCACATTAGGTTTAATTATAACCATCTACTTATCTAATGTCTATACAAAAATCATCAGTTAGAAATTGTAAGATTATGCAACAACCTAAAGTGATTTTTTTTGATGCTGTTGGTACATTATTTGGGGTTAAGGGAAGTGTGGGAGAGGTGTATAGTTATCTTGCTTCTACAGTCGGAGTAAAATGTTCATCTGATTTGTTAGAAATAGCTTTTTTTAAAAGCTTTAAAATGTCTCCACCTTTAGCATTTCCTGGTATTGATATCATGGCGGTTTCTGAATTAGAATATCAATGGTGGTATCAGGTTGCTTATGATACTTTTACGGAAGTAGATGTTATTGATCAATTTGCTGATTTTGATAGCTTTTTTCAGCAAGTTTATGATTATTTTGTAACTCCTCATCCTTGGTTTCTCTATACTGATGTTTTTCCTGCTTTAAAACATTGGCAACAAAAAGGCATTGAGTTAGCAATTATTTCTAATTTTGATACTAGAATTTATGAGGTACTTGATCTATTTTGTTTGAGTGAATTTTTTACTACTATTACTATTTCTTCCACCACAGGAACCGCAAAACCTCATCCTAACATCTTTCTTAAAGCCTTAGAAAAACATCAGTGTCAACCCCAAGAAGCTTGGCATATTGGTGATAGTAAAAAGGAAGATTATGACGGGGCCAAAGCTGTGGGAATTCAAGCATTTTTGTTAGAAAGAAATGATGATAAAATAGAATCAGAATCTATTATTAATTCTATGGAAATGCTGATTTAAGTAAGGACAATTCATGAATTGTCCCTACAATAATATAAAATTAGATGATGATAATAGAAACATGAAAAAGCTTTTAGTAACAGGTGCCAGTGGGTTTTTAGGCTATAATCTTTGTCAATATGCTCAACAAAATTGGCAAGTTTATGGTACTTTTTATTCTCATCAAATTAATATTAATAATGTAAAATCTGTCAAGGTTGATGTTACAAATTTTATTGATTTGCAAGAAATATTTAATGAAATAAAACCTGATGCAGGGATTCATTTAGCGGCAGCATCAAAACCCAATTATTGTCAAAATAATCCTGAAGATGCTTATAAAATTAATGTTACTGCTTCTTTAAATATTGCTCAATTATGCGCTGATCTCAATATTCCTTGTGTTTTTACTTCAACGGATTTAGTTTTTGATGGTTTAAATTCACCCTATAAAGAAACTGATCTGGTTTCACCTATTAGTTATTATGGGGAACAAAAAGTTAAAGCAGAACAAGGAATGTTAGAAATTTATCCCAAAACTGTGATCTGTAGAATGCCATTAATGTTTGGTATTCCTTCACCCTATGGAGAGAGTTTTATTCAATTCTTTTTGAAGACATTTAGGGAAGGTAAAGCATTAAGTTTATTTACCGATGAATATCGCACCCCCGTGAGTGGTTTAACTGCCGCTAAAGGGCTATTGTTAGCCTTAGAAACCTTAGAAGGAGACATCTTACATTTAGGGGGAAAAGAAAGGGTTTCTCGTTATGAATTTGGCTGTTTAATGGCAGAGATATTTGATTTTTCTCAAGATTTAATTACTCCCTGTTTACAAAAAGATGTAACCATGTCTGCTCCGCGATCGCCGGATACTTCTTTAGATAGTTCCAAAGCTTTTAAGTTAGGTTATAATACCCTATCTATAAAAGAAGAATTAGAACAATTAAAAGGTAAAATTTAACACTAAAATAACTATTGCCCACTCTACGTTAAATATTAAATATAAATACTTAATGTCGGTTCTATTAAAGAACATAATTTTAATTACGCCAAGTAAAAATAATTTTTTCTTCTGCTTGTCTAAATTCTATATTAAAACGAGAATGAATCGGTAAAATCTGAAGAGAACAACGATGAGGAGGAACAACATAAATTAAATATTTTTGTTCTGAAGCATTAGCAATATCTAAAACATCTTGTAAATTTTCACCATGACTAATAATCCCTTCCTCATTGTAAGCAATATATTGATTTTTATATAAATCTAAGACCATTTGACGGTTAGTATTTAACCATTTAATAATTTTCTCCGTTTGTTCTTTTGACGGTGAATGAGACATAATCTTGTACCCTTTCTTCTCTAAATAATTAATAAAAATGAATAAAGGTGAGCATGGCCCACCTTTATTATAAATAATATGTATTAATTTCTTACCAACTTAACAAAGGTTGAAACCCATGCTTAACAGACGCTTCTCCTATTTGTTCCATTTTAGTCACAGTAATTTGATTACGTCCCCAAGAAAAATTAGTATGCCATTGTTCAAACTCTAATAAAATAGCTTCAGCAAAACAGGCAAACATCTGACGAGAAGGAACATCCATACTGACAATTTCCATGATTTTCCAGTCAATATCTAAAGAATGTTCAACAATTCCCCCCTTGAGAATATGAACATCAGGATGTTGAATTTTTGTACCTAAATTCTTGGGATAACCCCCATCAATAATTAAACAGGGTTTCTTTAAAGTTTCAGGGTTAATTTCTACCCCTTTGGGCATACTAGCCACCCAAACAATAATATCAGCTTGGGGTAAAGCCTCCTCTAAGCCCATAATTTTGCCCCGTCCTAACTCTTCCTGTAATCCTTGTAAACGCTCTTGATTACGGGCAATTAACAAAAGTTCCTGAACTTCCGTTTTGCGATCCAACCAACGACAGACTGCACTGCCAATGTCTCCCGTTGCCCCACAAACCGCAATAGTGGCCTGAGATAAGTCAATTCCTAGTTTAGCTGATGCTTGCTCTACCTGACGACAGATCACATAAGCAGTGTGAGTATTGCCAGTGGTAAAGCGATCAAACTCTAGAGACACATTCCGTACTTGGCTGTTATCTTTGAGGTTAAATTCTTCAAAAATAATTGAAGAAAATCCCCCCAATGCCGTAATATTAATCTCGTTTTTCTGGGCCAAGGCCATCGCATTCAAGATTTTGCGAATGGCTGCTTTAATCCGTCGGTTTACCAGCATTTCTGGCAAAAAACAGGATTCAACATATTTTCCTTCAATCGTTTGTCCTGTCACACTGGTAACATGGAAATGATCAACGATTTGCGGTGGGGCTGAACACCAGAAATCAAGACCTTGATTGGCATATTCAGGATAGCCAAGAGCATGAGCGACGGACTGGGCGTGTTCTAAACTTGTAAGATGACCGATCAGACCAAACATTGATTATTCTTTATGATAATTAGGCAGAAAAGAGACTAGATAATAAGAAAAAGTTAAGACCCTTAACAATCTTACCATCAAAATAAGGGCTTAATAGTATTAAGCCCCTAAAGATGCCTTAATTAAGCGAAAATCGTTAATTTAAGCAGCGCGTAACCCATAGGAGGACATTTTCATGATTTCGCGGGTAGAGAAACCGATATTGCTTAAAGCTTCTCCATAGCTGATCATGAAGTCTTCCACTAAAGCCTCTTTTTCCATGCCTAAGACTTCGGCATCGTTTTCCACCTCATTGAGCATTTTCCAAACGATGGGTAAGTTATCTTTGTTAGCTTGTTCTAACTCGGCTTTCGAGTCTTCAAAATGTTTTTGTAACCAAACTTCCCCAAAGTTGAGGTGAGTATATTCATCTTTGACTACCCCTTCAGTGATTTTCCGCGCAAAGGGATCAGCCACGGGAATATAAATATTATAAGCAGCGATCGCAAAGGCTTCGATAATCAGAGATTGAATGAGTAAACAGGTGACAATTTGGCCCTCGGCTTTAGCGGTTTGGAAATTTTCGTGTAGTCGAGCGAAAAATTCCTGAGCATAAGCCATATCAGGGGTAACATCTAAATTTTTACCACAAGCTTGAAACCCTTTTTTATGACGATTTTCCATCTTAGAGAGACGAATTAACTCCTCTTCGTCTTCGGGTAGCAGTTTGGCCATCTCAATGTAGTTTTGATGAGCTTCTTGCTCACCTTCAATGACAATGGCATTGATGCGACTGTAAGCATCTTTATAGGTGTCGCTGTTAAAGTCAAGCTCTGAGCGTAAAGCAAGCTCTTGCATAAGCTAATTTATCTCCTATTGGTTATCAACTGGGTTAGAGAGCTAATTTGTATCCTTATGGTATAAGGCCTTTTAGGTTTAACTTTAAGTAGAGGCCAACGGCTGTTCGCCCCTACCATTCATCTTAGGTTCTACTTTAGTGCAAAATGGTGGGAAACGGGGAGGGTGTGTTTGAAGTCAGAAGTCAGAAGTCAGAAGTCAGAAGTAAAATACAAGGATTTTCCTTTTCTTAAGACACAGCAAGAAATTGCTAGATTAAACTAGAAACAAGATTGCATAACGTGGTAGTGAGTGAAAACACGATGAAAAAAACCCTATTTTTGAGTCCCCCTTCTTTTGATGGTTTTGATGGTGGGGCAGGGGCCAGATACCAAGCCAAACGAGAAATTACCTCTTTTTGGTATCCTACTTGGTTAGCGCAACCAGCAGCTTTGGTGCCTGGTAGTAAGTTAATTGATGCACCGGCCCATTATCAAACCGTAGAAGATGTCCTAAAAGTGGCTAAGGACTATGAACTGGTGATCATGTATACCAGTACCCCCACTTTACCCAATGATGTTAAATGCGCCGAAGCTATTAAAGCCCAAAACCCTGACACTCAAGTGGGTTTATTGGGGGCCCATGCTGCGGTTTTGCCCACT
Proteins encoded in this window:
- a CDS encoding DUF5678 domain-containing protein, producing MSHSPSKEQTEKIIKWLNTNRQMVLDLYKNQYIAYNEEGIISHGENLQDVLDIANASEQKYLIYVVPPHRCSLQILPIHSRFNIEFRQAEEKIIFTWRN
- a CDS encoding aldehyde oxygenase (deformylating), with the protein product MQELALRSELDFNSDTYKDAYSRINAIVIEGEQEAHQNYIEMAKLLPEDEEELIRLSKMENRHKKGFQACGKNLDVTPDMAYAQEFFARLHENFQTAKAEGQIVTCLLIQSLIIEAFAIAAYNIYIPVADPFARKITEGVVKDEYTHLNFGEVWLQKHFEDSKAELEQANKDNLPIVWKMLNEVENDAEVLGMEKEALVEDFMISYGEALSNIGFSTREIMKMSSYGLRAA
- a CDS encoding long-chain acyl-[acyl-carrier-protein] reductase — protein: MFGLIGHLTSLEHAQSVAHALGYPEYANQGLDFWCSAPPQIVDHFHVTSVTGQTIEGKYVESCFLPEMLVNRRIKAAIRKILNAMALAQKNEINITALGGFSSIIFEEFNLKDNSQVRNVSLEFDRFTTGNTHTAYVICRQVEQASAKLGIDLSQATIAVCGATGDIGSAVCRWLDRKTEVQELLLIARNQERLQGLQEELGRGKIMGLEEALPQADIIVWVASMPKGVEINPETLKKPCLIIDGGYPKNLGTKIQHPDVHILKGGIVEHSLDIDWKIMEIVSMDVPSRQMFACFAEAILLEFEQWHTNFSWGRNQITVTKMEQIGEASVKHGFQPLLSW
- a CDS encoding NAD(P)/FAD-dependent oxidoreductase, which produces MSEQPLRICIVGGGFGGLYTALRLSQLPWEDDRTPEIILIDKSDRFLFTPLLYELITEEMQTWEISPPYEELLSNTGIRFHQGCVTGIDIDNQQIQLENHHSLHYDKLVLAMGGKTPLDSFSGVKDYAIPFRTLADAYRIKERLRLLEASQAEKIRIAIVGGGYSGVELACKLADTLGEIGRIRLIERGDKILRNSPEFNQNAAQTALEARRVYIDLETEVTQVTSDSISLAYKGQIDVIPVDLVLWTVGTQVLDLIKGLPLQQNPQGLLKITPELQIIDHPNIYALGDIADCYDQSGNRIPATAQTAFQQSDYCAWNLWASITNRPLLPFRYQPLGEMMALGIDNATLSGLGMTLDGPLAYIARRLIYLYRLPTLKHQLNVGINWITQPLIEWLSN
- a CDS encoding HAD-IA family hydrolase translates to MQQPKVIFFDAVGTLFGVKGSVGEVYSYLASTVGVKCSSDLLEIAFFKSFKMSPPLAFPGIDIMAVSELEYQWWYQVAYDTFTEVDVIDQFADFDSFFQQVYDYFVTPHPWFLYTDVFPALKHWQQKGIELAIISNFDTRIYEVLDLFCLSEFFTTITISSTTGTAKPHPNIFLKALEKHQCQPQEAWHIGDSKKEDYDGAKAVGIQAFLLERNDDKIESESIINSMEMLI
- a CDS encoding NAD(P)-dependent oxidoreductase; its protein translation is MKKLLVTGASGFLGYNLCQYAQQNWQVYGTFYSHQININNVKSVKVDVTNFIDLQEIFNEIKPDAGIHLAAASKPNYCQNNPEDAYKINVTASLNIAQLCADLNIPCVFTSTDLVFDGLNSPYKETDLVSPISYYGEQKVKAEQGMLEIYPKTVICRMPLMFGIPSPYGESFIQFFLKTFREGKALSLFTDEYRTPVSGLTAAKGLLLALETLEGDILHLGGKERVSRYEFGCLMAEIFDFSQDLITPCLQKDVTMSAPRSPDTSLDSSKAFKLGYNTLSIKEELEQLKGKI